aatatgggacctggtctgaatatggagcctggtctgaatatggggcctggtctgaatatggggcctggtctgaatatggggcctggtctgaatatggggcctggtctgaatatggggcctggtctgaatatggggcctggtctgaatatggagcctggtctgaatatggggcctggtctgaatatggggcctggtctgaatatggggcctggtctgaatatggagcctggtctgaatatggggcctggtctgaatatggggcctggtctgGCCTTGGCATGGGGCCTGGTCTGGCCTTGGCatggggcctggtctgaatatggggcctggtctgaatatggggcctggtctgaatatggggcctggtctgaatatggggcctggtctgaatatggggcctggtctgaatatggagcctggtctgaatatgggacctggtctgaatatgggacctggtctgaatatgggacctggtctgaatatgggacctggtctgaatatgggacctggtctgaatatggggcctggtctgaatatggggcctggtctgaatatggggcctggtctgaatatggggcctggtctgaatatggggcctggtctgaatatggggactggtctgaatatggggcctggtctgaatatggagcctggtctgaatatggagcctggtctgaatatggagcctggtctgaatatggagcctggtctgaatatggagcctggtctgaatatggggcctggtctgaatatggagcctggtctgaatatggagcctggtctgaatatggagcctggtctgaatatggagcctggtctggCCTTGGCatggggcctggtctgaatatggggcctggtctgaatatggagcctggtctgaatatggagcctggtctgaatatggggcctggtctgaatatggggcctggtctgaatatggggccCGGTCTGAATATgggacctggtctgaatatggagcctggtctgaatatggagcctggtctgaatatggggcctggtctgaatatggggtctggtctgaatatggggcctggtctgaatatggagcctggtctgaatatggagtctggtctgaatatggggcctggtctgaatatggagcctggtctgaatatggagcctggtctggCCTTGGCatggggcctggtctgaatatggagcctggtctgaatatgggacctggtctgaatatggggcccggtctgaatatggggcccggtctgaatatggggcctggtctgaatatggggtCTGGCCTTGGCatggggcctggtctgaatatgggacctggtctgaatatggggcctggtctgaatatggagcctggtctgaatatggagcctggtctgaatatggggcctggtctgGCCTTGGCATGGGGCCCGGTCTGAATATGGAGCCCGGTCTGAATATGGGGCCCGGTCTGAATATGGGGCCCggtctgaatatggggcctggtctgaatatggggcctggtctgaatatggggcctggtctgaatatggagcctggtctgaatatggagcctggtctgaatatggagcctggtctgaatatggggcctggtctgaatatggggcctggtctgaatatggggcctggtctgaatatggggcctggtctgaatatggagcctggtctgaatatggagcctggtctgaatatggagcctggtctgaatatggagcctggtctgaatatggagcctggtctgaatatggggcctggtctgaatatggagcctggtctgaatatggggcctggtctgaatatggaacctggtctgaatatgggacctggtctgaatatgggacctggtctgaatatggagcctggtctgaatatggggcctggtctgaatatgggcctggtctgaatatgggacctggtctgaatatggggcctggtctgaatatggggtctggtctgaatatggggcccggtctgaatatggagcctggtctgaatatggagcctggtctgaatatggagcctggtctgaatatggagcctggtctgaatatggagcctggtctgaatatggagcctggtctgaatatggagcctggtctgaatatggggcctggtctgaatatggggcctggtctgaatatggagcctggtctgaatatggggcctggtctgaatatggagcctggtctgaatatggagcctggtctgaatatggagcctggtctgaatatggagcctggtctgaatatggagcctggtctgaatatggagcctggtctgaatatggagcctggtctgaatatggggcctggtctgaatatgggacctggtctgaatatggagcctggtctgaatatggggcctggtctgaatatggggcctggtctgaatatgggacctggtctgaatatggggcctggtctgaatatggagcctggtctgaatatggggcctggtctgGCCTTGGCatggggcctggtctgaatatggagcctggtctgaatatgggacctggtctgaatatgggacctggtctgaatatggagcctggtctaaatatggagcctggtctgaatatggggcctggtctgGCCTTGGCatggggcctggtctgaatatggagcctggtctgaatatgggacctggtctgaatatggggcccggtctgaatatggggcccggtctgaatatggagcctggtctgaatatggagcctggtctgaatatggggcctggtctgaatatggagcctggtctgaatatggagcctggtctgaatatggagcccggtctgaatatggagcctggtctgaatatgggacctggtctgaatatggagcctggtctgaatatggagcctggtctgaatatgggacctggtctgaatatggagcctggtctgaatatgggacctggtctgaatatggagcctggtctgaatatggagcctggtctgaatatggagcctggtctgaatatgggacctggtctgaatatggggcccggtctgaatatggagcctggtctgaatatgggacctggtctgaatatggggcctggtctgaatatgggacctggtctgaatatggggcctggtctgaatatggggcctggtctgaatatggggcctggtctgaatatggagcctggtctgaatatgggacctggtctgaatatggagcctggtctggCCTTGGCatggggcctggtctgaatatggggcctggtctgaatatgggacctggtctgaatatggggcctggtctgaatatggggcctggtctgGCCTTGGCatggggcctggtctgaatatggaacctggtctgaatatggggcctggtctgaatatggggcctggtctgaatatggggccCGGTCTGAATATGGGGCCCGGTCTGAATATGGGGCCCGGTCTGAATATGGGGCCCGGTCTGAATATgggacctggtctgaatatggggcctggtctgaatatggggcccggtctgaatatggagcctggtctgaatatggagcctggtctgaatatggggcccggtctgaatatggagcctggtctgaatatggagcctggtctgaatatgggacctggtctgaatatggagcctggtctgaatatgggacctggtctgaatatggagcctggtctgaatatggagcctggtctgaatatggagcctggtctgaatatgggacctggtctgaatatggagcctggtctgaatatggggcctggtctgaatatggagcctggtctgaatatggggcctggtctgaatatggagcctggtctgaatatggggcctggtctgaatatggggcctggtctgaatatggggcctggtctgGCCTTGGCatggggcctggtctgaatatggagcctggtctgaatatggggcctggtctgaatatggagcctggtctgaatatgggacctggtctgaatatggggcctggtctgGCCTTGGCatggggcctggtctgaatatggagcctggtctgaatatggggcctggtctgaatatggggcctggtctgaatatggggcctggtctgaatatggggcctggtctgaatatgggacctggtctgaatatgggacctggtctgaatatgggacctggtctgaatatggggcctggtctgaatatgggacctggtctgaatatggggcctggtctgaatatggggcctggtctgaatatgggacctggtctgaatatggggcctggtctgGCCTTGGCatggggcctggtctgaatatggggcctggtctgaatatggggcctggtctgaatatggaacctggtctgaatatggagcctggtctgaatatgggacctggtctgaatatggagcctggtctgaatatggggcctggtctgaatatggagcctggtctgaatatggggcctggtctgaatatggggcctggtctgaatatggagcctggtctgaatatgggacctggtctgaatatggagcctggtctggCCTTGGCatggggcctggtctgaatatggggcctggtctgaatatggagcctggtctgaatatgggacctggtctgaatatggagcctggtctggCCTTGGCatggggcctggtctgaatatggggcctggtctgaatatggggcctggtctgaatatggggcctggtctgaatatgggacctggtctgaatatggggcctggtctgaatatggggcctggtctgaatatggggcctggtctgaatatggagcctggtctgaatatggggcctggtctgaatatggggcctggtctgaatatggagcctggtctgaatatggggcctggtctgaatatggggcctggtctgaatatggggcctggtctgaatatggggcctggtctgaatatggggtctggtctgaatatgggacctggtctgaatatggagcctggtctgaatatggggcctggtctgaatatggggcctggtctgaatatggggcctggtctgaatatggggtctggtctgaatatggagcctggtctgaatatggaacctggtctgaatatggaacCTGGTCTAGCCTTGGCatggggcctggtctgaatatggagcctggtctgaatatggaacCTGGTCTAGCCTTGGCatggggcctggtctgaatatggggcctggtctgaatatgggacctggtctgaatatggagcctggtctgaatatggaacCTGGTCTAGCCTTGGCATgggacctggtctgaatatggggcctggtctgaatatgggacctggtctgaatatgggacctggtctgaatatggagcctggtctgaatatggagcctggtctggCCTTGGCATGGGGCCAACAGAACagtctctcatcctcttctcatTCCATATCTGCCATTTCCACATCCCCCTGGGACACACCCCCTTTCTGACGTCTGGCTGCCTTTGGTGCTGCTGCCTTCTTTGGTGCTGCTGCCTTCTTTGGTGCTGCTGCCTTCGTTGGTGCTGCTGCCTTCGTTGGTGCTGCTGCCTTCGTCTTGTTTGTTGCTGCCTCaactgaggagggagagagagacagacctcaGATGCTGCACACAgcgatagagagatatatatatatacacaggccAGTTTATTAGTACACTACCCCGTTCCCCTAAAGCAGAAGAATGGTGCCAGCTAacaggccagtttattaggtacactacCCCGTTCCCCTAAAGTAGAAGAATGGTGCCAGCTAacaggccagtttattaggtacactacCCCGTTCCCCTAAAGGAGAAGAATGGTGCCAGCTAacaggccagtttattaggtacactacCCCGTTCCCCTAAAGGAGAAGAATGGTGCCAGCTAacaggccagtttattaggtacactacCCCGTTCCCCTAAAGGAGAAGAATGGTGCCAGCTAacaggccagtttattaggtacactacCCCGTTCCCCTAAAGGAGAAGAATGGTGCCAGCTAacaggccagtttattaggtacactacCCCGTTCCCCTAAAGGAGAAGAATGGTGCCAGCTAacaggccagtttattaggtacactacCCCGTTCCCCTAAAGGAGAAGAATGGTGCCAGCTAacaggccagtttattaggtacactacCCCGTTCCCCTAAAGGAGAAGAATGGTGCCAGCTAacaggccagtttattaggtacactacCCCGTTCCCCTAAAGTAGAAGAATGGTGCcagctgatggcagagtcaggagtccgTGTCTCCGTCTTCAACAGTAGCGGTGGCGTAATGCCGCGGGGAATGTTtccctggcacacgttaggtccccTTGATACCGACGGAGAAACCTTTGAACGCCATCTGTGAACATCGTTGCCGTCCAAACCCCAATAGATTCATCTCTGGGTCGAGATGGAACAGGGCTGTTGGCAGCATGACTGTACCGCCGGCCAATCAGCAGCAACTGCGCGATGACATCacgtcagcatggaccaacaaccctgtggaacgtttcccgaacttgtagaatccatgcccgaagaagtcaggctgttctggaggcaaagaggAGTCTGACCAGGCATTAGATGGGTACACCTAATAAAATGGCCATAaaataaaacattaggaacacctccctttggtccttctgtagctcagttggtagagcatggcgcttgtaacgccagggtagtgggttcgattcccgggaccacccatacgtagaatgtatgcacacatgactgtaccGCCGGTCAATCAGCAGCAACTGCGCGATGACATCacgtcagcatggaccaacaaccctgtggaacgtttcccgaacttgtagaatccatgcccgaagaagtcaggctgttctggaggcaaagaggAGTCTGACCAGGCATTAGATGGGTACACCTAATAAAATGGCCATAaaataaaacattaggaacacctccctttggtccttctgtagctcagttggtagagcatggcgcttgtaacgccagggtagtgggttcgattcccgggaccacccatacgtagaatgtatgcacacatgactgtaagtcgctttggataaaagcgtctgctaaatggcatatataacacatatatatatatatatatataaaacgtatatttgccctcagaacagcctcaatatgTCGGGGCATGGTCTCTTCATATGCTGATTAATGCGTGCATGGCCGTCTACATGGACTGGACCGCCAGAACAACGAGACGGTTCAGATGATGAGGTGACTAAAGTCAGCTGCTCTACATTATGAGGGGTCACTAGTCAGCTACTCTACATTGTGAGGGGTCACTAGTCAGCTACTCTACATTGTGAGGGGTCACTAGTCAGCTGCTCTACATTATGAGGGGTGACTAGTCAGCTACTCTACATTATGAGGGGTGACTAGTCAGCTACTCTACATTATGAGGGGTCACTAGTCAGCTACTCTACATTGTGAGGGGTCACTAGTCAGCTACTCTACATTATGAGGGGTGACTAAAGTCAGCTGCTCTACATTATGAGGGATGACTAAAGTCAGCTGCTCTACATTATGAGGGATGACTAAAGTCAGCTGCTCTACATTGTGAGGGGTGACTAAAGTCAGCTGCTCTACATTATGAGGGGTGACTAAAGTCAGCTGCTCTACATTATGAGGGATGACCAAAGTCAGCTACATTATGAGGGGTGACTAAACTCAGCTACTCTACATTATGAGGGGTGACTAAACTCAGCTACTCTACATTGAGGGGTGACTAAACTCAGCTACATTGTGAGGGGTGACTAAAGTCAGCTACATTGTGAGGGGTGACTAAACTCAGCTACATTGTGAGGGGTGACTAAAGTCAGCTACATTGTGAGGGGTGACTAAAGTCAGCTACATTGTGAGGGGTGACTAAAGTCAGCTACATTGTGAGGGGTGACTAAACTCAGCTACATTGTGAGGGGTGACTAAAGTCAGCTGCTCTACATTATGAGGGGTGACTAAAGTCAGCTGCTCTACATTATGAGGGGTGACTAAAGTCAGCTGCTCTACATTATGAGGGGTGACTAAAGTCAGCTGCTCTACATTATGAGGGGTGACTAAAGTCAGCTACATTGTGAGGGGTGACTAAACTCAGCTACATTATGAGGGGTGACAAACTCAGCTACATTGTGAGGGGTGACAAACTCAGCTACATTGTGAGGGGTGACAAACTCAGCTACATTGTGAGGGGTGACAAACTCAGCTACATTGTGAGGGGTGACAAACTCAGCTACATTGTGAGGGGTGACAAACTCAGCTACATTGTGAGGGGTGACAAACTCAGCTACATTGTGAGGGGTGACAAACTCAGCTACATTGTGAGGGGTGACAAACTCAGCTACATTGTGAGGGGTGACAAACTCAGCTACATTGTGAGGGGTGACAAACTCAGCTACATTGTGAGGGGTGACAAACTCAGCTACATTGTGAGGGGTGACAAACTCAGCTACATTGTGAGGGGTGACAAACTCAGCTACATTGTGAGGGGTGACAAACTCAGCTACATTGTGAGGGGTGACAAACTCAGCTACATTGTGAGGGGTGACAAACTCAGCTACATTGTGAGGGGTGACAAACTCAGCTACATTGTGAGGGGTGACAAACTCAGCTACATTGTGAGGGTGACAAACTCAGCTACATTGTGAGGGGTGACAAACTCAGCTACATTGTGAGGGGTGACAAACTCAGCTACATTGTGAGGGGTGACAAACTCAGCTACATTGTGAGGGGTGACAAACTCAGCTACATTGTGAGGGGTGACAAACTCAGCTACATTGTGAGGGGTGACAAACTCAGCTACATTGTGAGGGGTGACAAACTCAGCTACATTGTGAGGGGTGACAAACTCAGCTACATTGTGAGGGTGACAAACTCAGCTACATTGTGAGGGGTGACAAACTCAGCTACATTGTGAGGGGTGACAAACTCAGCTACATTGTGAGGGGTGACAAACTCAGCTACATTGTGAGGGGTGACAAACTCAGCTACATTGTGAGGGGTGACAAACTCAGCTACATTGTGAGGGGTGACAAACTCAGCTACATTGTGAGGGGTGACAAACTCAGCTACATTGTGAGGGGTGACAAACTCAGCTACATTGTGATTGACAGGTGGAGGTGACCTTTCAGTGGCTACATTGTGAGGGGTGACCCAGTTTAAAATGTATAGTTATTCACTTCTACCTTCCATTCTGAGGGGTGACTGTTTCAGCTGTTTCTTCTTCCCAGACAGAGTGATGTTGGCTCTGGGGTGACTGAAAGACAATCATCAACAACATCAGACTACAGAGTGATGTTGGCTCTGCTGAGCAGGGGACAATCACAACATCAGACTACAGAGTGATGTTGGCTCTGGAGCTGAGCAGGGGTCAGACTACAAGTGATGTTGGCTCTGGGGCTGAGCAGGGTGACAATCATCAACAACATCAGGCTACAGAGTGATGTTGGCTCTGAGCTGAGCAGGGACGACAATCATCAACAACATCAGACTACAGAGTGATGTTGGCTCTGACTGAAACGACAAtcatcaacatcagactacagAGTGATGTTGGCTCTGCTGCAGGGGacaatcatcaacaacaacatcagactACAAGTGATGTTGGCTCTGGAGCTGAGCAGGGATGACAATCATCAACAACATCAGACTACAGAGTGATGTTGGCTCTGGAGCTGAGCAGGGACGacaatcatcatcaacaacatcagACTACAGAGTGATGTTGGCTCTGGGGCTGAGCAGGGACGacaatcatcaacaacaacatcagactACAGAGTGATGTTGGCTCTGGAGCTGAGCAGGGACGacaatcatcaacaacaacatcagactACAGAGTGATGTTGGCTCTGCTGAGCAGGGGACAATCATCAACAACATCAGACTACAGAGTGATGTTGGCTCAGCTGAGCAGGGACGacaatcatcaacaacaacaacagactaCAGAGTGATGTTGGCTCTGGGGCTGAGCAGGGACGACAATCATCAAAACATCAGACTACAGAGTGATGTTGGCTCTGGAGCTGAGCAGGGACGACAATcatcacaacaacatcagacTACAGAGTGATGTTGGCTCTGGGGCTGAGCAGGGACGACAATCATCAAAACATCAGACTACAGTTGGCTCTGGAGCTGAGCAGGGACAATCATCAACAACATCAGACTACAGAGTGATGTTGGCTCTGGAGCTGAGCAGGGGACGacaatcatcaacaacaacaacagactaCAGAGTGATGTTGGCTCTGGAGCTGAGCAGGGGACAATCATCAACAACAATCAGACTACAGAGTGATGTTGGCTCTGGAGCTGAGCAGGGACGACAATcatcacaacaacatcagacTACAGAGTGATGTTGGCTCTGGAGCTGAGCAGGGACGACAATCATCAAATCAGACTACAGAGTGATGTTGGCTCTGAGCTGAGCAGAGACGACAATCATCAGCAACATCAGACTACAGAGTGATGTTGGCTCTGGAGCTGAGCAGGACGACAATCATCAACAACATCAGACTACAGAGTGATGTTGGCTCTGGAGCTGAGCAGGGACGACAATCATCAACAACATCAGACTACAGAGTGATGTTGGCTCTGGAGCTGAGCAGGGACGacaatcatcatcaacaacatcagACTACAGAGTGATGTTGGCTCTACCTTGAGCAGGGACGACAATCATCAACAACATCAGACTACAGAGTGAAGTTGGCTCTGGAGCTGAGCAGGGGGacaatcatcaacaacaacaacagactaCAGAGTGATGTTGGCTCTGGAGCTGAGCAGGGACGACAATCATCAACAACATCAGACTACAGAGTGATGTTGGCTCTGGAGCTGAGCAGGGACGacaatcatcaacaacaacatcagactACAGAGTGATGTTGGCTCTGGAGCTGAGCAGGGACGACAATCATCAACAACATCAGACTACAGAGTGATGTTGGCTCTGGAGCTGAGCAGGGACGACAATCATCAACAACATCAGACTACAGAGTGATGTTGGCTCTGGGGCTGAGCAGGGACGACAATCATCAACAACATCAGACTACAGAGTGATGTTGGCTCTGGAGCTGAGCAGGGACGACAATCATCAACAACATCAGACTACAGAGTGATGTTGGCTCTGGGGCTGAGCAGGGACGACAATCATCAACAACATCAGACTACAGAGTGATGTTGGCTCTGGAGCTGAGCAGGGACGACAATCATCAACAACATCAGACTACAGAGTGATGTTGGCTCTGGGGCTGAGCAGGGACGACAATCATCAACAACATCAGACTACAGAGTGATGTTGGCTCTGGAGCTGAGCAGGGACGacaatcatcatcaacaacatcagACTACAGAGTGATGTTGGCTCTGGGGCTGAGCAGGGACGACAATCATCAACAACATCAGACTACAGAGTGATGTTGGCTCTGGAGCTGAGCAGGGACGacaatcatcaacaacaacatcagactACAGAGTGATGTTGGCTCTGGAGCTGAGCAGGGACGACAATCATCAACAACATCAGACTACAGAGTGATGTTGGCTCTGGAGCTGAGCAGGGACGacaatcatcaacaacaacatcagactACAGAGTGATGTTGGCTCTGGAGCTGAGCAGGGACGACAATCATCAACAACATCAGACTACAGAGTGATGTTGGCTCTGGGGCTGAGCAGGGACGacaatcatcaacaacaacatcagactACAGAGTGATGTTGGCTCTGGAGCTGAGCAGGGACGacaatcatcaacaacaacatcagactACAGAGTGATGTTGGCTCTGGAGCTGA
Above is a window of Oncorhynchus keta strain PuntledgeMale-10-30-2019 unplaced genomic scaffold, Oket_V2 Un_contig_3287_pilon_pilon, whole genome shotgun sequence DNA encoding:
- the LOC127923815 gene encoding uncharacterized protein LOC127923815; its protein translation is MRGDKLSYIVRGDKLSYIVRGDKLSYIVRGDKLSYIVRGDKLSYIVRGDKLSYIVRGDKLSYIVRGDKLSYIVRGDKLSYIVRGDKLSYIVRGDKLSYIVRGDKLSYIVRGDKLSYIVRGDKLSYIVRGDKLSYIVRGDKLSYIVRGDKLSYIVRGDKLSYIVRGDKLSYIVRGDKLSYIVRGDKLSYIVRGDKLSYIVRGDKLSYIVRGDKLSYIVRGDKLSYIVRGDKLSYIVRGDKLSYIVRGDKLSYIVIDRWR
- the LOC127923810 gene encoding soluble scavenger receptor cysteine-rich domain-containing protein SSC5D-like — protein: MWKWQIWNEKRMRDCSVGPMPRPDQAPYSDQAPYSDQVPYSDQVPYSDQAPYSDQAPYSDQTPYSDQAPYSDQAPYSDQAPYSDQAPYSDQVPYSDQAPYSDQAPYSDQAPYSDQAPCQGQTRLHIQTRPHIQTRLHIQTRPHIQTRLHIQTRSHIQTRLHIQTRFHIQTRPHIQTRPHIQTRPHAKARPGPIFRPGPIFRPGPIFRPGPIFRPGPIFRPGPIFRPGPIFRPGPIFRPGPIFRPGSIFRPGPMPRPDQAPYSDQAPYSDQAPYSDQVPYSDQAPYSDQAPCQGQTRPHIQTRLHI